From Halomicrobium salinisoli, the proteins below share one genomic window:
- a CDS encoding ASCH domain-containing protein, whose protein sequence is MADIDASELLPNEHLQQMVAEGRVTQLHRGHQYAEEGDVFEVESDRFEVIDVTHRTLGDLTDEDAQREGSEDLDAYRERLRRVHDDFEWDPESDVVRHRFEPVEGSD, encoded by the coding sequence ATGGCCGACATCGACGCGAGCGAACTCCTGCCGAACGAGCACCTTCAGCAGATGGTCGCCGAGGGCCGAGTCACGCAACTGCACCGCGGCCACCAGTACGCGGAGGAGGGCGACGTCTTCGAGGTCGAGAGCGATCGCTTCGAGGTGATCGACGTCACGCACCGCACGCTGGGCGACCTGACCGACGAGGACGCCCAGCGGGAGGGCTCGGAGGATCTGGACGCCTACCGGGAGCGCCTCCGGCGCGTCCACGACGACTTCGAGTGGGACCCCGAGAGCGACGTCGTCCGCCACCGGTTCGAGCCGGTCGAGGGCAGCGACTGA
- a CDS encoding DUF5789 family protein has product MPEEVKLNQLEKVLDRFQYPVARDEVAAQLDDVVLRYADGEEELPTVLDRVDDQEFDSRDELENSIYNALPTEAVGEPGQSEGEG; this is encoded by the coding sequence ATGCCCGAGGAGGTCAAGCTCAACCAGCTCGAAAAGGTTCTCGACCGGTTTCAGTATCCCGTAGCGCGCGACGAGGTGGCGGCTCAACTGGACGACGTCGTCCTGCGGTACGCGGACGGGGAAGAGGAACTACCGACAGTCCTCGATCGGGTAGACGATCAGGAGTTCGACAGCCGAGACGAGCTCGAGAATTCCATCTACAACGCACTGCCGACGGAGGCCGTCGGCGAGCCCGGCCAGTCAGAAGGCGAGGGCTGA
- a CDS encoding DUF7533 family protein — MTRGILETFGLAGSVLLAAPPALFGAQRLVDGDALLGGGFLALATLMILVPQYAKTPDDVVVGTVERGVGWVVGGGDESE, encoded by the coding sequence GTGACACGAGGCATCCTCGAGACGTTCGGCCTCGCGGGGTCCGTCCTGCTGGCCGCACCGCCGGCGCTGTTCGGCGCCCAGCGGCTGGTCGACGGCGACGCGCTGCTGGGCGGGGGTTTTCTCGCCCTCGCGACGCTGATGATCCTCGTCCCGCAGTACGCGAAGACCCCGGACGACGTCGTCGTCGGGACGGTCGAGCGCGGGGTCGGGTGGGTCGTCGGGGGCGGCGACGAGAGCGAGTAG
- the pdxT gene encoding pyridoxal 5'-phosphate synthase glutaminase subunit PdxT produces the protein MTLTAGVVAVQGDVSEHADAIERAAAAHGEDSEVHEIRTAGTVPDCDVLLLPGGESTTISRQLQREGIAEEIIDHVDAGKPLLATCAGLIVASADAQDDRVDALNLVDVTVERNAFGRQKDSFEAPLDVTGLDEPFPAVFIRAPVIAEVYEDVEVLAEWDGQPVAVRDGPVVGTSFHPELTDDSRIHDLAFFESVEA, from the coding sequence ATGACCCTGACAGCGGGCGTCGTCGCCGTCCAGGGCGACGTCTCCGAGCACGCCGACGCCATCGAGCGCGCGGCCGCCGCCCACGGGGAGGACAGCGAGGTCCACGAGATCAGGACCGCGGGGACGGTCCCCGACTGCGACGTCCTGCTCCTGCCGGGCGGCGAGTCGACCACTATCTCCCGCCAGCTCCAGCGAGAGGGCATCGCCGAGGAGATAATCGACCACGTCGACGCCGGCAAGCCCCTGCTGGCGACCTGCGCCGGCCTCATCGTCGCCAGCGCCGACGCGCAGGACGACCGCGTCGACGCCCTCAACCTCGTCGACGTCACCGTCGAGCGCAACGCCTTCGGCCGCCAGAAGGACAGCTTCGAGGCGCCGCTGGACGTCACCGGCCTGGACGAGCCGTTCCCCGCCGTCTTCATCCGCGCCCCCGTCATCGCCGAGGTGTACGAGGACGTCGAGGTGCTCGCCGAGTGGGACGGCCAGCCCGTCGCCGTCCGCGACGGCCCCGTCGTCGGCACCTCCTTCCACCCCGAACTCACCGATGACTCGCGGATCCACGACCTGGCCTTCTTCGAGAGCGTCGAGGCCTGA
- the hisE gene encoding phosphoribosyl-ATP diphosphatase, with the protein MTDADADEILEELFDVVEQRKADLPEDSYTASLFTHEKGENAVLEKLGEESTELLLAAKDDDREEIAHEAADIVYHMLVLLSMKDMSLDDLRDELAERR; encoded by the coding sequence ATGACCGACGCCGACGCGGACGAGATTCTCGAAGAGCTGTTCGACGTCGTCGAGCAGCGCAAGGCCGACCTGCCGGAGGACTCCTACACGGCCTCGCTGTTCACCCACGAGAAAGGCGAGAACGCCGTGCTCGAGAAGCTCGGCGAGGAGAGCACGGAGCTCCTGCTGGCCGCGAAGGACGACGACCGCGAGGAGATCGCCCACGAGGCCGCCGACATCGTCTATCACATGCTCGTGTTGCTGTCGATGAAGGACATGAGCCTGGACGACCTGCGGGACGAACTCGCGGAGCGGCGGTAG
- a CDS encoding RNA ligase partner protein, with product MAEHPLKQRFVLDTSVFLTPEIRAEDETVEDACLRLLDLVAEAKLAHNISCYMPPSIDEELTTMLRDRDVDETVFEKLDTWVITKAPARFEVMIPAEMVYEFVDEMSDRVNRGLRVSEKAVRKAEESRAEELEDHDHMTGVDKVISELRDEYRDALRQGVLDSREDFDLLILARELDAGVVTEDQGIINWAEDFGLRYLKGRNFPSLLEEYLTAGERERWKARDEDER from the coding sequence ATGGCCGAGCACCCGCTGAAACAGCGGTTCGTCCTCGACACGTCCGTGTTCCTCACCCCGGAGATCCGCGCCGAGGACGAGACCGTCGAGGACGCCTGCCTGCGGCTGCTGGACCTGGTGGCGGAGGCCAAGCTGGCGCACAACATCTCCTGCTACATGCCACCCTCGATCGACGAGGAGCTGACGACGATGCTCCGGGACCGCGACGTCGACGAGACCGTCTTCGAGAAGCTCGACACCTGGGTCATCACGAAAGCGCCCGCCCGCTTCGAGGTGATGATCCCCGCGGAGATGGTCTACGAGTTCGTCGACGAGATGTCCGACCGCGTCAACCGCGGGCTGCGGGTCTCCGAGAAGGCCGTCCGCAAGGCCGAGGAGTCCCGCGCGGAGGAGCTCGAGGACCACGACCACATGACCGGCGTCGACAAGGTCATCTCCGAGTTGCGCGACGAGTACCGCGACGCCCTCCGGCAGGGCGTCCTGGACTCGCGGGAGGACTTCGACCTGCTGATCCTCGCCCGGGAACTGGACGCCGGCGTCGTCACCGAGGATCAGGGGATCATCAACTGGGCCGAGGATTTCGGCCTGCGCTACCTGAAGGGGCGGAACTTCCCGTCGCTGCTCGAGGAGTATTTGACCGCGGGGGAGCGCGAACGATGGAAGGCGCGGGACGAGGACGAACGATAG
- a CDS encoding riboflavin synthase: MFTGIVEATGEVTDVTETEDGRRLRIATDFADLSEGDSISVAGVCLTVENHEPGAWFTAFLAEETVDRTYLGEVGVGDELNLERAMPADGRFDGHLVQGHVDGTAELLGVEEVGEDWRFRFSLPADLERYVVEKGSITVDGISLTVADRTEDAFAVAIVPTTYDLTTLSERAVGDPVHLEVDVVAKYVERMV, translated from the coding sequence ATGTTCACGGGAATCGTCGAGGCGACGGGCGAGGTGACCGACGTGACGGAGACAGAGGACGGGCGTCGGCTCCGGATCGCGACCGACTTCGCGGACCTGTCCGAGGGGGACTCGATCAGCGTGGCCGGCGTCTGTCTGACCGTCGAGAACCACGAGCCGGGAGCGTGGTTCACGGCTTTCCTCGCGGAGGAGACCGTCGACCGGACCTACCTCGGCGAGGTCGGCGTCGGCGACGAACTCAATCTCGAGCGAGCGATGCCGGCCGATGGGCGCTTCGACGGCCACCTCGTTCAGGGCCACGTCGACGGCACGGCCGAACTCCTGGGCGTCGAGGAGGTCGGCGAGGACTGGCGCTTTCGCTTCTCGCTGCCGGCGGATCTCGAGCGCTACGTCGTCGAGAAGGGCTCGATCACCGTCGACGGGATCAGCCTGACCGTCGCCGACCGCACCGAGGACGCCTTCGCCGTCGCCATCGTCCCGACGACCTACGACCTGACGACGCTCTCCGAGAGGGCGGTCGGCGATCCGGTCCATCTGGAGGTCGACGTCGTCGCGAAGTACGTCGAGCGGATGGTCTAG
- the pheT gene encoding phenylalanine--tRNA ligase subunit beta, producing the protein MPVVDVDPDELRRLTGKAEKDDDELRSDLFSLGLEFEGWTEDDEFQLEFAPDRLDRLSVEGIARSLRYHYGEDRGVYVPNTNEPEWTIQVEDQPVERPYVTGAVVRGLDLDETSLESLIQLQEKLHATMGRQRAKGAIGVHDLTMLKGENAVDGGGKSIRYTSVDPDEERFVPLDSDQEMTPAEVLADHETGEKFADLVADMDSVPVIYDGIGLFSFPPVINGRRTEVTTDSRDLFIEMTGTDQWTVDHMLNIVCYALAARGGQVERVEVEYDDDAPGDYAGRTLDRPDFAVRTKTVTHDRIESILGVELDPEAVVDYAERAGLDAEADGTGSLYEVEIPPYRVDVLHPLDVVDDIGRALGFNDLEPRYPDVSTVGGRHEDSRLEDAARDALVGLGFEDLLNFHMISEEENFERMDLPMPDEGESDVLGAADPVTIREPYSEDYTMLRTWALPSVMMVLENNTHRAYPQDLAEIGLAAHVDDSENTGVAERQTVAGALARTDASYEDAKARLQAVAEAFGKDLETPPTEHPTFIDGRAAEVVLDGESVGIVGEIHPRVLVEHDLELPVAAFEFRLDGLA; encoded by the coding sequence ATGCCCGTCGTCGACGTCGACCCCGACGAGCTGCGCCGTCTGACCGGCAAGGCGGAGAAGGACGACGACGAGCTCCGCAGCGACCTGTTCTCGCTGGGCCTGGAGTTCGAGGGCTGGACCGAGGACGACGAGTTCCAGCTGGAGTTCGCGCCCGACCGCCTCGACCGCCTCTCCGTCGAGGGCATCGCTCGCTCGCTGCGGTACCACTACGGCGAGGACCGCGGCGTCTACGTTCCGAACACCAACGAACCCGAGTGGACCATCCAGGTCGAGGACCAGCCCGTGGAGCGCCCCTACGTCACCGGCGCCGTCGTCCGGGGGCTGGACCTCGACGAGACCTCGCTGGAGTCGCTCATCCAGTTGCAGGAGAAGCTCCACGCCACGATGGGCCGCCAGCGCGCGAAGGGCGCCATCGGCGTCCACGACCTGACGATGCTCAAGGGCGAGAACGCCGTCGACGGGGGCGGGAAGTCGATCCGCTACACCAGCGTCGATCCCGACGAGGAGCGGTTCGTCCCGCTGGACAGCGATCAGGAGATGACGCCCGCCGAAGTCCTGGCGGACCACGAGACCGGCGAGAAGTTCGCCGACCTCGTCGCCGACATGGACAGCGTGCCCGTCATCTACGACGGCATCGGCCTGTTCTCCTTCCCGCCGGTGATCAACGGCCGCCGGACGGAGGTCACCACCGACTCGCGTGACCTGTTCATCGAGATGACCGGCACCGACCAGTGGACGGTCGACCACATGCTGAACATCGTCTGCTACGCGCTGGCGGCCCGCGGCGGTCAGGTCGAGCGCGTCGAGGTGGAGTACGACGACGACGCACCCGGCGACTACGCCGGCCGCACCCTCGACCGGCCCGACTTCGCGGTCAGGACCAAGACCGTCACTCACGACCGGATCGAGTCGATCCTCGGCGTCGAACTGGACCCCGAGGCGGTCGTCGACTACGCCGAGCGGGCCGGCCTCGACGCCGAGGCCGACGGGACGGGCAGCCTCTACGAGGTGGAGATTCCGCCTTACCGCGTGGACGTGCTCCACCCGCTGGACGTCGTCGACGACATCGGCCGCGCGCTGGGGTTCAACGACCTCGAACCGCGCTACCCCGACGTCTCCACGGTCGGCGGCCGCCACGAGGACTCCCGCCTGGAGGACGCCGCCCGCGACGCCCTCGTGGGGCTGGGCTTCGAGGACCTCCTGAACTTCCACATGATCAGCGAGGAAGAGAACTTCGAGCGGATGGACCTCCCGATGCCGGACGAGGGCGAGAGTGACGTCCTCGGCGCCGCCGACCCGGTCACCATCCGCGAGCCCTACAGCGAGGACTACACCATGCTCCGGACGTGGGCGCTGCCCTCCGTCATGATGGTCCTCGAGAACAACACCCACCGCGCCTACCCGCAGGACCTCGCGGAGATCGGCCTCGCCGCACACGTCGACGACAGCGAGAACACCGGCGTCGCCGAGCGCCAGACGGTCGCCGGCGCGCTGGCGCGCACGGACGCCTCCTACGAGGACGCCAAGGCCCGCCTCCAGGCCGTCGCCGAGGCCTTCGGCAAGGACCTCGAGACGCCGCCCACCGAGCACCCGACGTTCATCGACGGCCGCGCCGCCGAGGTCGTCCTCGACGGCGAGTCCGTCGGTATCGTCGGCGAAATCCACCCGAGGGTGCTCGTGGAGCACGACCTCGAACTACCCGTCGCTGCCTTCGAGTTCCGGCTGGACGGGCTGGCTTGA
- a CDS encoding quinone-dependent dihydroorotate dehydrogenase, which translates to MNGYDLIRPLLFSLPAETAHGVVHGLLRAADGTPVESAMASRYRVRDPRLTVEAFGEAFPNPVGVAAGFDKNAEVPGPLAALGFGFVEVGGVTAEPQGGNPRPRMFRLREDGAIINRMGLNNDGADVVGERLAGVDAPVPVGVNVAKSEHVGEDGAPEDYRYTYERVAEGGDFFVVNVSCPNSQGFEELQNRESMAAIVEALRDAGAAPLLIKLSPDLPEPAVEDALAIVREYDLEGVVATNTTTERPASLRSENRAETGGLSGKPLEDEATRMVRFVAERVDVPVIGVGGVSSAEGAYRKIRAGASLVQLYTALVYEGPSLARDINEGLLELLERDGFDSVEDAVGADLD; encoded by the coding sequence ATGAACGGCTACGATCTGATCCGACCGCTTCTCTTCTCGCTTCCGGCGGAGACCGCTCACGGAGTCGTCCACGGTCTGCTCCGCGCCGCGGACGGCACGCCCGTCGAGTCGGCGATGGCCAGCCGGTACCGCGTCCGGGACCCGCGCCTCACAGTCGAGGCCTTCGGCGAGGCGTTCCCGAATCCCGTCGGCGTCGCCGCCGGGTTCGACAAGAACGCCGAAGTCCCGGGCCCGCTCGCGGCGCTGGGCTTCGGTTTCGTCGAGGTAGGCGGCGTGACGGCCGAGCCCCAGGGGGGAAATCCCCGACCGCGGATGTTCCGCCTGCGCGAGGACGGAGCGATAATCAACCGGATGGGCCTGAACAACGACGGCGCCGACGTCGTCGGCGAGCGGCTGGCCGGCGTCGACGCGCCCGTTCCGGTCGGCGTCAACGTCGCCAAGAGCGAGCACGTCGGCGAAGACGGGGCGCCGGAGGACTACCGCTACACCTACGAGCGCGTCGCCGAGGGCGGGGACTTCTTCGTGGTCAACGTCTCCTGTCCCAACTCGCAGGGGTTCGAGGAGCTCCAGAACAGGGAGTCGATGGCGGCCATCGTCGAGGCGCTGCGGGACGCGGGCGCCGCGCCGCTGCTGATCAAGCTCTCGCCGGACCTGCCCGAGCCCGCCGTCGAGGACGCGCTGGCCATCGTCCGCGAGTACGACCTCGAGGGCGTCGTCGCCACCAACACGACGACCGAGCGGCCGGCGTCCCTGCGCAGCGAGAACCGCGCGGAGACCGGCGGCCTCTCCGGGAAGCCCCTCGAGGACGAGGCCACGCGGATGGTCCGGTTCGTCGCCGAGCGCGTCGACGTCCCCGTGATCGGCGTCGGCGGCGTCTCCTCCGCCGAGGGCGCCTACCGGAAGATCCGCGCCGGCGCCTCTCTGGTCCAGCTGTACACCGCCCTCGTCTACGAGGGGCCCTCACTGGCCCGGGATATCAACGAGGGCCTGCTGGAGCTACTGGAGCGGGACGGCTTCGACTCCGTCGAGGACGCCGTCGGCGCGGACCTCGACTAG
- a CDS encoding non-histone chromosomal MC1 family protein gives MARDKEKRNFALRTEDGDETSVFSGGTPRQAALKAARRLDPADSEDDADPEELRLREKGTHKVHIYEGWAWEESAPSDKPDWMPGDITKGNVSKQGVEHLDEI, from the coding sequence ATGGCACGCGACAAGGAAAAGCGCAATTTCGCGCTCCGAACCGAGGACGGTGACGAAACGAGCGTCTTCTCCGGCGGGACGCCGCGCCAGGCGGCACTGAAAGCGGCGCGCCGACTGGACCCCGCCGACAGCGAAGACGACGCTGATCCGGAGGAACTGCGCCTCCGCGAGAAAGGCACCCACAAGGTCCACATCTACGAGGGCTGGGCCTGGGAGGAATCGGCACCCAGTGACAAACCGGACTGGATGCCGGGCGACATCACCAAGGGCAACGTCTCGAAGCAGGGCGTCGAGCACCTGGACGAGATCTAG
- a CDS encoding PrsW family intramembrane metalloprotease, with the protein MAPRRRDPVEARSDGSDDLYEVADWEVRSRVDWLAYWLYRALVVVAKGIVIVAALGIMLSQFVLGGLGAVTDPVVGAFTLLSAVPALMLAAYVWHADVTTSEPLSLLVVTFLLGMLLAGFAGVVNEYVGAPIRDAVPLLGPLLFFFLVVGPVEETVKLLAVRLVAYRSPRFDAVIDGAVYGAVAGLGFATIENALYITRTTGATINAAEAIGEAGGITFVRSLAGPGHVIYSAFAGYYLGLAKFNPDDAGPIVLKGLLIAAVIHGTYNTLAGIAPAVLVGLYPLSPFGALFVFVLVFDGLFGLVLLRKLSAYERAYVQTGSVSDDLTPERTEFDP; encoded by the coding sequence ATGGCACCGAGACGGCGGGACCCCGTCGAGGCCCGCAGCGACGGGAGCGACGACCTCTACGAGGTCGCGGACTGGGAGGTCAGGTCGCGCGTCGACTGGCTCGCCTACTGGCTGTATCGCGCGCTCGTGGTCGTCGCGAAAGGGATCGTGATCGTCGCGGCGCTGGGGATCATGCTCAGCCAGTTCGTCCTCGGCGGGCTCGGCGCGGTGACGGATCCCGTCGTCGGTGCGTTCACGCTGCTGTCTGCGGTCCCGGCGCTCATGCTGGCGGCGTACGTCTGGCACGCGGACGTGACCACCTCCGAGCCGCTGTCGCTGCTGGTCGTCACCTTCCTGCTCGGCATGCTCCTGGCTGGCTTCGCCGGCGTCGTCAACGAGTACGTCGGGGCGCCGATCAGGGACGCCGTGCCGCTGCTCGGCCCGTTGCTCTTCTTCTTCCTCGTGGTGGGACCCGTCGAGGAGACGGTGAAGCTACTGGCCGTGCGGCTGGTGGCCTACCGGAGCCCGCGGTTCGACGCCGTCATCGACGGGGCGGTGTACGGCGCCGTCGCCGGGCTCGGGTTCGCCACCATCGAGAACGCGCTGTACATCACGCGCACCACGGGCGCGACCATCAACGCCGCGGAGGCCATCGGCGAGGCGGGCGGCATCACGTTCGTCCGCTCGCTTGCGGGACCGGGCCACGTCATCTACTCGGCGTTCGCCGGTTACTACCTCGGGCTGGCGAAGTTCAACCCCGACGACGCCGGCCCGATTGTCCTGAAGGGACTCCTGATCGCCGCGGTGATCCACGGCACGTACAACACGCTGGCCGGTATCGCGCCGGCCGTTCTCGTCGGCCTCTACCCGCTGTCTCCGTTCGGCGCGCTGTTCGTGTTCGTGCTCGTCTTCGACGGCCTGTTCGGCCTGGTCCTGCTCCGGAAGCTCTCGGCCTACGAACGCGCGTACGTGCAGACCGGCTCGGTCTCGGACGATCTGACGCCCGAGCGCACGGAGTTCGATCCCTAG
- a CDS encoding DUF5518 domain-containing protein has translation MTDWRAVLWGFVAGIVLGLFAFAIPVVGHVGAGLIAGGVAGYLAGGGLGSGAWHGLLAGALDGIALALLFAPVGAVLGGLGGGPVGGLVGGFGVVAIGVVIALVFAVDSAIGGAVGALFS, from the coding sequence ATGACAGACTGGCGCGCCGTCCTCTGGGGATTCGTCGCCGGTATCGTGCTCGGACTGTTCGCGTTCGCCATCCCGGTGGTCGGCCACGTCGGCGCGGGGCTGATCGCCGGTGGCGTCGCCGGCTACCTGGCCGGCGGCGGACTGGGGAGCGGCGCCTGGCACGGCCTGCTCGCCGGGGCGCTTGACGGCATCGCCCTCGCGCTGCTGTTCGCACCGGTCGGCGCGGTGCTGGGCGGCCTCGGCGGCGGCCCCGTCGGCGGACTGGTCGGTGGCTTCGGCGTCGTCGCGATCGGCGTCGTCATCGCGCTGGTCTTCGCCGTCGACAGCGCCATCGGGGGCGCCGTCGGCGCGCTGTTCTCCTGA
- a CDS encoding NOG1 family protein has translation MSHPFEDLPTTPTAEEVIDKAFSRAARAGRAKSGLEAQQSMLQTAANIVSDNLENVVTAWPDVDTLDPFYVELADAVVTSNVEGEGGVDALRQHLSEVTWASRKAKGIESEYQGRLRGDADTARKLRKQAFARIADVVEEVEDDLAGVSAARDALRDLPDIRPDEPAIVVAGYPNVGKSSFVNAVTNARGEIASYPFTTTQIDVGHVERDHITYQLVDTPGLLDRRPEERNDIESQAVSALEHLADAVLVIVDASGECGYPLEVQLELRDDVADRFDVPVLTVCNKSDRSTDVEADHYMSVTEDDNVDGVLDAAIDAVGYEPELPFDGE, from the coding sequence ATGAGCCACCCCTTCGAGGATCTCCCCACCACGCCGACGGCGGAGGAGGTCATCGACAAGGCCTTCTCCCGGGCCGCCCGCGCCGGCCGCGCGAAGTCCGGCCTCGAGGCCCAGCAGTCGATGCTCCAGACGGCGGCGAACATCGTCTCCGACAACCTGGAGAACGTCGTCACCGCCTGGCCGGACGTCGACACGCTGGATCCCTTCTACGTCGAACTGGCCGACGCCGTCGTCACCAGCAACGTCGAGGGCGAAGGCGGCGTCGACGCCCTGCGACAGCACCTCTCGGAAGTTACCTGGGCCTCCCGCAAGGCCAAAGGGATCGAGAGCGAGTACCAGGGCCGCCTGCGGGGCGACGCCGACACCGCCCGCAAGCTCCGCAAGCAGGCCTTCGCGCGCATCGCCGACGTCGTCGAGGAGGTCGAAGACGACCTCGCCGGCGTCTCGGCCGCACGGGACGCCCTGCGGGACCTCCCGGACATCCGCCCCGACGAGCCCGCCATCGTGGTCGCCGGCTACCCCAACGTCGGCAAGTCCTCGTTCGTCAACGCGGTCACCAACGCCCGCGGCGAGATCGCCAGCTACCCGTTCACGACCACGCAGATCGACGTCGGCCACGTCGAGCGCGACCACATCACCTACCAGCTCGTGGACACTCCCGGCCTGCTGGACCGCCGCCCCGAGGAGCGCAACGACATCGAGTCCCAGGCCGTCAGCGCCCTCGAGCACCTCGCCGACGCCGTGCTCGTGATCGTCGACGCCAGCGGCGAGTGCGGCTACCCCCTGGAGGTCCAGCTGGAGCTCCGCGACGACGTCGCCGATCGCTTCGACGTCCCCGTCCTGACCGTCTGCAACAAGTCCGACCGCTCGACCGACGTCGAGGCCGACCACTACATGAGCGTCACCGAGGACGACAACGTGGACGGCGTCCTCGACGCCGCTATCGACGCCGTCGGCTACGAACCCGAACTCCCCTTCGACGGCGAGTGA